One region of Ananas comosus cultivar F153 linkage group 9, ASM154086v1, whole genome shotgun sequence genomic DNA includes:
- the LOC109714866 gene encoding THO complex subunit 2-like isoform X2: protein MSLQSPEFKYITQECLREWKSSNPSFRLPDPVPMNRFLYELCWAMIRGELPFPKCRAALDSVVFKEEQGREEMGSVLADIIAHLALDLTISGDHRIRLVKMAKSLVESSFVPARLLQERCEEEFLWEAELSKAKAQDLKTKEVRVNTRLLYRQTKFNLLREESEGYAKLVTLLYQGGLDSINRNTSRVTISIIKVCCWIFRKQIK from the exons ATGTCCCTCCAATCCCCGGAGTTCAAGTACATCACGCAGGAGTGCCTCCGAGAATGGAAGAGCTCCAACCCTAGCTTCAGGCTCCCCGATCCGGTCCCGATGAACCGGTTCCTGTACGAACTCTGCTGGGCCATG ATTCGAGGGGAGTTGCCGTTTCCGAAGTGCAGGGCGGCGTTGGATTCTGTGGTGTTCAAGGAGGAGCAGGGAAGGGAGGAGATGGGGTCCGTTCTTGCGGATATCATCGCACACCTGGCTCTAGAT CTTACGATCTCTGGGGATCATCGCATTCGCCTTGTTAAAATG GCAAAATCGCTGGTGGAATCTTCTTTTGTTCCAGCAAGGCTTTTGCAAGAGCGCTGTGAA GAAGAATTTCTGTGGGAAGCAGAATTAAGCAAGGCAAAAGCTCAAGATCTTAAGACTAAAGAG GTTAGAGTTAATACTCGCCTTCTTTATCGGCAAACAAAGTTCAATCTTTTACGGGAAGAGAGTGAGGGTTATGCTAAGTTG GTTACACTTCTTTATCAAGGTGGTTTAGATTCAATTAATCGAAATACATCAAGAGTGACAATTAGTATTATAAAGGTATGCTGCTGGATTTTTCGcaaacaaataaaatag